The following are encoded together in the Rhodospirillaceae bacterium genome:
- a CDS encoding integration host factor subunit alpha — translation MDSNTITRAQLGEAVYQEVGLSRNESAELLESVLDYVSEALAKGESVKISSFGSFSVRQKGQRIGRNPKTGEEVPIMPRKVLVFRPSQVLKSQINETRRPGD, via the coding sequence ATGGACTCTAATACGATTACCCGCGCACAGCTTGGGGAAGCTGTATATCAAGAGGTCGGGCTCTCTAGAAATGAATCAGCGGAACTTTTAGAATCAGTTCTGGATTACGTTTCGGAAGCGTTGGCCAAAGGTGAATCGGTAAAAATATCATCGTTCGGCAGCTTTTCTGTCCGCCAAAAAGGCCAGCGAATTGGCCGTAATCCAAAAACCGGCGAAGAAGTTCCTATTATGCCACGTAAGGTTCTCGTCTTTCGCCCCTCTCAGGTTTTAAAATCGCAAATTAATGAAACCCGGCGTCCGGGAGACTGA